One Mya arenaria isolate MELC-2E11 chromosome 5, ASM2691426v1 genomic window carries:
- the LOC128235637 gene encoding uncharacterized protein LOC128235637 produces the protein MIEDNEVFASHDVVSLFTNTPIDKALSVIRDRLEKDKTLKKRTKLSVDDIMNLTDFILTTTYFQFRGDIYQQKFGTAMGSPVSPIVANLYMEFLEREAIATAPVTCKPTLWKRYVDDILEKIQRGQLQNLTDHLNTVDVTNNIKFTHEEESNGAIPFLDTLITRKEDGSIKLLVYRKKTHTDQYLNFSSHHPLQHKLSVVRTLLDRCYNLVTETEDRDKEEEHVKQALGQWLSEAVSRVFNKHRVATAMRPHQTLRNILVHPKDKQETTEKAEVIYKIPCKNCDKVYVGESGRKFGIRLNEHKKDCETNSNKAFTRSTRKQSESTIEKSAITDHQNINNHEIDWEGARVIERESDWRVRKTKEAICIKTEGAVMNRDEGAFLSGIYNPLFAGLRKFGGKSRVSELRVSDNQGVVLNC, from the exons ATGATTGAAGACAACGAAGTGTTTGCCTCACATGACGTGGTGTCACTTTTCACCAACACCCCCATCGACAAGGCCCTATCAGTCATAAGAGACCGCCTAGAGAAAGACAAGACCCTAAAAAAGAGAACCAAGCTGAGTGTGGATGACATCATGAATCTAACAGACTTTATTTTGACAACAACATACTTTCAGTTCAGAGGTGACATATACCAACAAAAGTTTGGCACCGCTATGGGAAGTCCAGTATCTCCGATAGTGGCTAATCTGTATATGGAGTTTTTGGAAAGAGAAGCCATTGCAACTGCTCCGGTGACATGTAAACCAACCTTGTGGAAACGCTACGTAGATGACATATTAGAGAAGATTCAGAGAGGACAACTACAGAACCTCACTGACCACCTCAACACTGTAGACGTTACCAATAACATCAAGTTCACCCACGAAGAAGAAAGCAACGGGGCCATTCCATTCTTGGATACTCTCATCACCAGGAAGGAAGATGGCAGTATCAAACTGCTAGTATATAGAAAGAAAACCCACACGGACCAATACCTGAATTTTTCATCCCACCACCCATTACAGCACAAGCTGAGCGTGGTCAGAACTCTATTAGACAGGTGCTACAACCTCGTCACCGAAACTGAAGATAGAGATAAAGAGGAAGAACATGTAAAACAAGCCTTAGGCCAGT GGCTATCTGAAGCAGTGAGCCGGGTGTTTAATAAACATCGAGTCGCCACGGCCATGCGCCCACATCAGACACTACGCAACATCTTAGTGCACCCCAAGGACAAACAGGAAACAACAGAGAAAGCAGaagtaatttacaaaataccTTGTAAAAATTGTGATAAAGTCTACGTGGGAGAATCGGGGCGAAAATTTGGAATAAGACTgaatgaacacaaaaaagattgtgaaacaaacTCAAATAAGGCATTTACTAGATCAACTAGAAAACAATCAGAATCGACAATAGAAAAAAGTGCAATCACAGATCACCAGAACataaataatcatgaaataGACTGGGAGGGGGCACGCGTAATAGAGAGAGAATCAGACTGGAGAGTGCGAAAAACGAAGGAGGCTATCTGCATCAAAACTGAGGGGGCAGTTATGAACCGGGACGAGGGGGCCTTCCTTTCTGGGATTTACAACCCACTTTTCGCCGGATTACGGAAATTCGGCGGGAAGTCCCGAGTGTCAGAGCTGCGAGTGAGCGATAATCAGGGGGTCGTGCTAAACTGCTGA
- the LOC128235635 gene encoding uncharacterized protein LOC128235635: protein MRIGSPFRCACLVRPRGHLLNSRIGHAHYHRHLTWCGNNMAACRDVFGQNQRPCRKKANQNYLQTNTAEIELNLCYMQYIDQYIGNGVFARQELLKGQFILEYRGELCKQQSDGDEMFKYHFRHNNKEYCIDASKDTCLACMVNDLDRYTKPNCKVVKVVDDRHQPRLLSVCN, encoded by the exons ATGCGCATTGGCTCTCCGTTTCGCTGCGCATGCCTAGTCCGCCCCCGCGGGCACCTGTTAAATTCGCGCATTGGGCATGCGCACTACCATCGACACCTCACGTGGTGTGGGAACAACATGGCGGCTTGCCGAG ATGTTTTTGGCCAGAATCAACGCCCTTGCAGAAAAAAAGCCAACCAAAACTACCTTCAGACAAACACGGCTGAAATTGAGCTGAATTTGTGCTATATGCAGTATATCGATCAATACATAG GTAATGGAGTGTTTGCTAGGCAAGAGCTCTTGAAGGGGCAATTTATTCTCGAGTACAGAGGAGAACTATGTAAACAGCAGTCTGATGGTgatgaaatgttcaaataccATTTCAGACATAACAACAAGGAATACTG caTCGATGCCTCAAAAGACACGTGTCTGGCATGCATGGTCAACGACTTGGACCGATACACAAAGCCTAATTGCAAAGTGGTTAAAGTTGTTGATGACAGACATCAACCAAGACTCTTGTCTGTTTGCAACTGA